A genomic segment from Armatimonadota bacterium encodes:
- a CDS encoding LacI family transcriptional regulator, protein MVRRKPSMVDVAKRAGVSQTTVSYVLSGRQDVVIPQSTRERIWQAARELGYRPNGLARGLVRGKTQTIGVLIPRMDSSFHALIMDGIQEVCTATDYRVLLADSRHNAELETRQVEMLLEHRVDGIISIAVAGASSGTWVRMLKREGVPLVIVDEHTFEGEADCVVSDDVTGARKAVQHLIQLGHRRIVHLGAGSDMSAARDRQAGYLLALQSAGIEPRDEWVRGDSFFMPVERIHEIVAELLHLSEPPTALFAANDDLAAEAMQVAREHGVQVPQQLAIVGYGNTEVGRHLRLTTVHQDPRQMGQIAARRLMHRLQNMDLPVKCMKLPTQLVIRESCGSLLQAQT, encoded by the coding sequence ATGGTTCGACGCAAACCGAGTATGGTGGATGTCGCCAAGCGGGCGGGAGTTTCTCAGACCACCGTGTCCTACGTGCTGAGCGGGCGTCAGGACGTGGTCATCCCGCAGTCCACCCGTGAGCGCATCTGGCAGGCAGCGCGGGAGCTGGGCTACCGACCGAACGGCCTTGCGCGCGGACTGGTGCGTGGCAAAACACAGACCATCGGCGTGCTGATACCCCGCATGGACAGCAGCTTCCACGCGCTGATTATGGACGGCATTCAAGAGGTGTGTACCGCCACCGATTACCGGGTGCTTCTCGCCGATTCGCGACATAACGCCGAACTGGAGACCAGGCAGGTGGAGATGCTGCTGGAGCATCGCGTGGATGGCATTATCTCCATCGCTGTTGCAGGAGCATCTTCTGGTACCTGGGTGCGCATGTTAAAGCGCGAAGGGGTACCTCTGGTGATTGTGGATGAGCACACCTTTGAGGGCGAGGCGGACTGCGTGGTATCCGACGATGTGACTGGAGCCAGAAAGGCGGTACAGCATCTCATTCAGCTGGGGCATCGTCGCATTGTGCATCTGGGCGCAGGCTCAGACATGAGCGCGGCGCGCGACCGCCAGGCGGGATACTTGCTTGCCCTGCAGAGCGCGGGGATAGAACCTCGCGACGAGTGGGTACGCGGTGACTCGTTCTTCATGCCCGTGGAGCGCATCCACGAGATAGTGGCGGAACTGTTGCACCTGTCCGAGCCTCCCACCGCTCTGTTTGCTGCCAACGATGACCTCGCTGCGGAAGCCATGCAAGTGGCTCGTGAACATGGTGTTCAGGTGCCTCAACAGCTGGCTATCGTGGGCTATGGGAACACGGAGGTTGGACGTCACCTACGGTTGACCACAGTGCATCAAGACCCGCGCCAGATGGGGCAAATCGCCGCGCGCCGGTTGATGCACCGGTTACAAAACATGGACTTGCCCGTGAAGTGTATGAAGCTTCCCACACAGCTCGTGATTCGGGAGTCGTGCGGGAGCTTGTTGCAAGCACAAACCTGA
- the perM gene encoding AI-2E family transporter, which yields MPRSRRKRNDSDQTHRPPDARAGDVTALFAEAQTDLPSLLPPRVRPWVGITVLLLAAGALYLVADVLVPFIIAFAIAGILDGQLHALEQRGYSRRVATGLVFILFLLLVVALLLYIVPLITSQLQGLTQDLPRYIRGANSWFQEEFQPFLQRHHRTLERLNLPENPQVLIDRYSEEFNKHISSWMSNLLQHVTAFLGRLLWLVLIPIITFFAMVDLPRIRHRLMGMIPEHSRPSVVALLKALGVVWRGYLKGLVTVAIIYGVTIAILFTVLGVRYSAVLGVLAGLLYLVPYLGALLIALTSALVAFFGGSEQVLWMYTVAPLSWKYTLLVVGVAIGVNTLFDQILVPRIVGGLVGLHPIASIFALIVGAKLFGIWGMLLAIPVAASLWIVVLALFPSLRPNHKGKEGAATEASHAA from the coding sequence ATGCCCCGGAGCAGGCGCAAGCGTAACGATTCCGACCAAACCCATCGCCCGCCCGATGCCCGGGCGGGCGATGTAACAGCTCTCTTTGCCGAAGCACAGACGGATCTGCCCTCTCTGTTGCCACCGCGTGTTCGCCCATGGGTGGGGATTACCGTGCTCCTGCTGGCAGCAGGGGCGTTATATCTGGTGGCGGATGTGCTGGTGCCTTTTATCATCGCTTTCGCCATCGCGGGTATTCTGGATGGGCAGCTGCATGCGCTGGAACAGCGAGGCTACTCTCGCCGGGTAGCGACCGGGCTCGTCTTTATTCTGTTCTTGTTACTGGTTGTGGCTTTACTTCTTTATATTGTGCCGCTGATTACCTCTCAGCTTCAGGGATTAACCCAAGACCTGCCTCGCTACATCCGAGGGGCAAACAGCTGGTTTCAGGAGGAGTTTCAACCCTTCCTGCAACGTCACCATCGTACTCTGGAACGTCTGAACCTGCCTGAAAACCCCCAGGTGCTCATAGACCGCTATTCAGAGGAATTCAACAAGCACATCAGCTCATGGATGAGCAATCTGCTGCAGCATGTGACCGCCTTTCTGGGTAGGCTTTTATGGCTGGTGCTCATCCCGATTATTACCTTTTTCGCCATGGTGGATTTACCTCGTATTCGCCACCGACTGATGGGGATGATTCCCGAGCACTCCCGCCCATCAGTGGTAGCCTTACTGAAGGCACTGGGTGTGGTGTGGAGGGGTTATCTCAAAGGGCTGGTGACGGTAGCGATTATCTATGGTGTCACCATTGCCATCCTGTTTACCGTGCTGGGAGTACGGTATAGCGCGGTTTTGGGAGTGCTGGCTGGGCTGTTGTATCTTGTTCCCTATCTGGGAGCATTGCTGATTGCTTTGACCTCGGCTCTCGTTGCCTTTTTCGGGGGATCCGAGCAAGTGCTGTGGATGTATACGGTTGCCCCATTGTCGTGGAAGTACACCCTGCTGGTGGTGGGCGTGGCAATAGGCGTCAACACTCTGTTTGACCAGATTCTCGTGCCGCGCATTGTAGGCGGTTTGGTGGGTTTGCATCCGATAGCCAGCATCTTTGCGCTGATTGTGGGTGCGAAGCTGTTCGGAATCTGGGGCATGTTGCTGGCGATACCGGTGGCAGCGAGCCTGTGGATTGTGGTGCTCGCACTGTTCCCTTCCCTGCGCCCGAACCACAAAGGGAAAGAAGGGGCGGCAACGGAGGCTTCTCACGCTGCATGA
- the mnmA gene encoding tRNA-specific 2-thiouridylase MnmA — protein MANKPLVAVAMSGGVDSSVAAALLVQRGYEVVGITLQIWQESQTDPRHSGCCSLGAVVDARRVAKMLGIPHYVLNFRQQFAQTVIADFIEEYRRGRTPNPCVQCNRYVKFDAFLRKADELGAQYIATGHYARIQYDEKSRRWLLLKAVNREKDQSYVLFPMTQAQLARTLFPLGDLPSKTETRALARELGLPVADKPDSQEICFVAEAGGYRAFLQSRVPDTVRPGEIRDVHGNVLGKHPGVAFFTIGQRRGLGLSGHQEPLYVVDMDAQNNVVVVGPERYLYCRRFLVENVHWIAVDRFTKPLAVQARIRYNMPEAPATIFPTEVSTCVEVEFETPQRAITPGQAAVFYRGDVVVGGGTISKRLE, from the coding sequence ATGGCGAACAAGCCTCTGGTTGCCGTGGCGATGAGCGGCGGCGTGGACAGTTCGGTGGCGGCGGCTCTGCTGGTGCAGCGGGGCTACGAGGTGGTGGGCATCACCCTGCAAATCTGGCAGGAGAGCCAGACCGACCCGCGTCACAGCGGTTGTTGCTCGCTGGGGGCGGTGGTGGATGCGCGTCGGGTAGCGAAGATGCTGGGCATCCCGCACTACGTGCTCAACTTCCGCCAGCAGTTCGCGCAGACGGTCATCGCCGACTTCATCGAGGAGTACCGCCGCGGGCGCACCCCCAATCCCTGCGTGCAGTGCAACCGTTATGTGAAGTTCGACGCCTTCCTGCGCAAGGCGGACGAGCTGGGCGCACAATACATCGCCACCGGACACTACGCGCGCATCCAGTACGACGAGAAGAGCCGGCGATGGCTCTTGCTCAAGGCGGTGAACCGCGAGAAGGATCAGTCCTACGTGCTCTTCCCGATGACTCAGGCGCAGCTGGCACGCACGCTGTTTCCACTGGGTGATCTGCCCAGCAAGACCGAGACACGCGCGTTAGCCAGGGAGCTGGGCTTGCCCGTCGCCGATAAGCCCGACAGCCAGGAGATTTGCTTCGTCGCCGAGGCGGGAGGCTACCGTGCCTTCCTGCAGAGCCGCGTGCCGGATACGGTGCGTCCGGGCGAGATACGTGACGTGCACGGCAACGTGCTGGGCAAGCACCCGGGGGTCGCCTTTTTCACCATTGGACAGCGGCGCGGGTTGGGACTTTCGGGGCACCAGGAACCCCTGTATGTGGTGGATATGGACGCGCAGAACAACGTGGTAGTCGTCGGTCCTGAGCGATATCTCTACTGCCGGCGGTTTCTGGTGGAAAATGTTCACTGGATTGCTGTTGACAGGTTCACGAAGCCACTTGCAGTACAGGCACGGATACGTTACAATATGCCTGAAGCACCTGCAACTATCTTCCCGACGGAAGTGTCTACGTGTGTAGAGGTGGAGTTTGAGACACCCCAGCGGGCGATTACACCGGGGCAGGCGGCAGTGTTTTACCGCGGCGACGTGGTAGTCGGCGGGGGCACGATTTCAAAGCGATTGGAGTGA
- a CDS encoding DNA polymerase III subunit delta', whose product MSLPVFFSQIVGHQTALRLLRRAVVTGDVAHAYLLTGMAGVGKHSVAHAFAAALACLHPTPEGEACGECESCRRLLSESHPEIHTIAPYSEQTLIWQLWDGHSVPREAKAHQVGVIGRTINFAPTFGRRIVYILTRAETLTEAAANSLLKTAEEPPPYVVFLLLAPMPEDVIETIRSRCQWVPLHPVDTDTISEWLVVQHNVDPQLAHRCALMAQGCPGRAWSLATQPQALKLWDALADLAYAITESPSPAPALQLAERLRSLATVDISEEGDPSIEAAGKGKTPTRGALLLAMDALCAWFRDALWIACGGDPSGITYQGDAERLHRAAGSLGVQGLMRALDTVLDIRRAVEGNANVQLATEVLMMRLLAP is encoded by the coding sequence ATGAGCCTGCCGGTGTTTTTTTCGCAAATCGTTGGACACCAGACGGCACTGCGCCTGTTACGCCGTGCGGTGGTCACGGGCGATGTGGCGCACGCTTACCTTCTCACGGGCATGGCGGGCGTGGGCAAACACAGCGTGGCACATGCCTTCGCCGCCGCGCTCGCCTGCCTGCACCCGACGCCAGAGGGAGAAGCCTGCGGGGAGTGTGAGAGCTGCCGTCGCCTCCTCAGCGAGTCGCATCCCGAAATCCACACCATTGCTCCCTACTCGGAGCAGACGTTGATCTGGCAGCTGTGGGACGGGCATAGCGTCCCCCGCGAGGCGAAAGCGCATCAGGTGGGCGTGATCGGGCGCACTATCAACTTCGCGCCCACCTTCGGCAGACGTATTGTGTACATTCTTACGCGCGCCGAGACCCTCACCGAAGCCGCTGCCAACAGCCTGCTCAAGACGGCGGAGGAGCCGCCGCCGTATGTGGTCTTCCTGCTGCTCGCGCCGATGCCGGAGGATGTGATAGAGACCATCCGCTCGCGCTGTCAGTGGGTTCCGCTCCACCCTGTGGATACCGATACCATCAGCGAATGGCTGGTGGTTCAACACAACGTAGACCCTCAGCTGGCTCATCGGTGTGCGCTCATGGCACAGGGTTGCCCCGGCAGGGCGTGGTCGCTGGCGACGCAACCGCAGGCGCTGAAGCTGTGGGATGCCCTGGCGGACCTGGCGTACGCCATCACCGAATCTCCCTCTCCTGCGCCCGCACTGCAGCTCGCGGAGCGGCTACGCTCGCTGGCGACGGTGGACATTTCAGAGGAAGGTGACCCTTCCATAGAGGCCGCGGGCAAGGGCAAGACTCCCACACGCGGTGCGCTGTTGCTGGCGATGGACGCGCTGTGCGCCTGGTTCCGCGATGCGCTATGGATAGCGTGTGGAGGAGACCCCAGCGGGATCACCTATCAGGGCGATGCAGAGCGATTGCACCGCGCTGCCGGTAGCCTGGGCGTGCAGGGGTTGATGCGTGCGCTGGATACAGTGCTGGACATCCGCCGCGCGGTGGAAGGCAACGCCAATGTGCAACTCGCCACCGAAGTGCTGATGATGCGCTTGCTCGCTCCATGA
- a CDS encoding oxidoreductase has product MREQKTSRRDLTRRDFLKTSLGAGTVALASGVLGWNYAWAQGSDRIRVGVIGCGGRGTGAARDAVNAAPNVEIWALGDLFQDRAEGAFNNLQNLGDRFKVTRERVFWGFDNYRKVIDSGVDMVILATPPGFRPIHFQAAVEAGKHVFMEKPVAVCPTGVRMVLEAANLAKQKGLGVVAGTQRRHQKGYIETIKRIHDGAIGKIVAAQCYWNQGGLWKWDRQPGMSDIEWQIRNWLYFTWLSGDHIVEQHIHNLDVINWVLQAYPVKCVGMGGRQARTDPAYGHIYDHFAIEYEYPGGVRVLSMCRQIDGCANRVGEYVIGTEGVSDPAGWIRGKIQWRNEGGNNPYVQEHTDLIHSIREGKPLNEGEQVALSTLTAIMGRMAAYTGQEVTWDFVLKESKLNLVKNLTEFGEMPVDPVAIPGKTPLV; this is encoded by the coding sequence ATGAGGGAGCAAAAGACATCGCGTAGAGACCTGACGCGCCGGGACTTTCTCAAAACATCGCTGGGCGCAGGTACGGTGGCGCTGGCGTCGGGTGTGCTGGGCTGGAACTATGCCTGGGCGCAGGGCAGTGACCGCATCCGCGTAGGCGTCATCGGCTGTGGAGGGCGCGGCACCGGAGCCGCCCGCGATGCGGTCAACGCTGCCCCCAACGTGGAAATCTGGGCACTGGGCGACCTGTTCCAGGACCGGGCGGAAGGCGCGTTCAATAACCTGCAGAACCTGGGCGACCGCTTCAAGGTAACCAGAGAGCGCGTCTTCTGGGGCTTCGACAACTACCGCAAAGTGATCGATAGCGGTGTGGACATGGTGATTCTCGCCACGCCGCCCGGCTTCCGACCGATTCACTTTCAGGCAGCGGTGGAGGCGGGCAAGCACGTGTTCATGGAAAAACCCGTCGCAGTATGCCCCACCGGGGTGCGCATGGTGCTGGAAGCGGCGAACCTGGCGAAGCAAAAGGGGCTGGGCGTCGTCGCAGGCACGCAGCGCAGGCACCAGAAAGGCTACATCGAAACCATCAAGCGCATTCACGACGGCGCAATCGGCAAAATCGTGGCGGCGCAGTGCTACTGGAACCAGGGCGGTCTGTGGAAGTGGGACCGTCAGCCGGGCATGAGCGATATCGAATGGCAAATCCGCAACTGGCTGTACTTCACCTGGCTTTCCGGTGACCACATCGTGGAACAGCATATCCATAACCTCGATGTCATCAACTGGGTGCTGCAGGCGTACCCCGTGAAGTGTGTGGGCATGGGCGGAAGGCAGGCACGCACCGACCCGGCATACGGTCACATCTACGACCACTTCGCCATCGAGTACGAGTATCCGGGCGGCGTGCGCGTGCTGAGCATGTGCCGCCAGATAGACGGCTGCGCCAACCGCGTCGGTGAGTACGTTATCGGCACAGAGGGGGTCTCTGACCCGGCAGGCTGGATTCGCGGTAAGATTCAGTGGCGCAACGAGGGCGGCAACAACCCCTACGTGCAAGAGCATACCGACCTCATCCACAGCATCCGCGAAGGCAAGCCGTTGAATGAGGGCGAACAGGTCGCGCTCAGCACGCTGACCGCCATCATGGGACGCATGGCGGCTTACACCGGGCAGGAGGTCACCTGGGACTTTGTGCTCAAGGAATCCAAGCTGAACCTGGTCAAGAATCTGACCGAGTTTGGAGAGATGCCCGTGGACCCGGTGGCGATTCCGGGCAAGACGCCGCTGGTGTAA
- the degA gene encoding HTH-type transcriptional regulator DegA, which yields MRVTAKQIAKHLGISPSTVSRVLNGRGESFISETTRQRVLDAAREMGYRPHYAARALVTGRTQTIALWMYSLCTSFHAHVAHLMQKILYRDSYYCLIAPVDYLDASTYPADGQVDGIIAHECVDCIRSFLQTPCSMPLVSMGSYYVTDCDHVGIDLFAGASEALRHLLNTGRRRIAYLVNTSSYHDGEPRGEAYRFVMEQMGLPVEVIFAVDQSRWETYNGVKQYLQHHKVPDAIFCHNDQMAMACYKCLRDMGIRVPDDVALVGCDGIEEAEFLETPLSTIVQPLEEMCQLAWLFLQRRLQQPALPIQRAILKPHLVVRASSQQ from the coding sequence ATGCGTGTTACAGCTAAACAGATAGCAAAGCATCTGGGCATCTCACCGTCTACCGTGTCGAGGGTGCTAAACGGTCGGGGCGAAAGCTTCATTTCCGAGACGACGCGCCAGCGCGTACTGGATGCGGCACGTGAGATGGGCTATCGCCCGCACTATGCTGCGCGGGCTCTGGTGACCGGACGCACACAAACGATAGCCCTGTGGATGTACTCACTGTGCACCAGCTTTCACGCCCATGTAGCGCACCTGATGCAGAAAATCCTTTACCGTGACAGCTACTACTGCCTCATCGCTCCTGTGGACTACCTGGATGCCTCTACATACCCTGCTGACGGACAGGTAGATGGAATCATAGCGCATGAATGTGTGGACTGCATCAGATCTTTCCTTCAAACCCCGTGCAGCATGCCGTTGGTAAGCATGGGGAGCTACTATGTTACAGATTGTGACCATGTAGGTATCGATTTGTTCGCTGGTGCAAGCGAGGCACTACGACATCTTCTGAATACGGGACGCAGGCGGATAGCATATCTGGTAAATACCTCTTCATACCATGACGGTGAACCTCGTGGTGAAGCCTACCGTTTTGTCATGGAGCAAATGGGACTTCCCGTAGAGGTTATCTTTGCCGTTGACCAGTCGCGGTGGGAGACGTACAACGGGGTAAAGCAATACCTGCAGCACCACAAGGTGCCCGATGCCATATTCTGCCACAACGACCAGATGGCGATGGCGTGCTACAAATGCCTTCGTGATATGGGGATTCGCGTGCCTGACGATGTTGCGCTGGTGGGGTGTGACGGCATCGAAGAGGCGGAGTTTCTGGAGACTCCGTTGAGTACGATTGTGCAACCGCTGGAGGAAATGTGCCAGCTGGCGTGGTTATTCCTGCAGAGACGCCTTCAACAACCAGCACTGCCCATACAGCGAGCGATACTGAAGCCGCATCTGGTGGTGCGTGCTTCGTCACAACAATAA
- a CDS encoding dehydrogenase → MQQKRNLSRRQFLKTTGAAVITASALGWNYAWAQGSDRIRVGLIGCGGRGTGAARDAANAAEGVEIWALGDLFQDRLDNCRKSLANLGDRMKVTDDRCFVGFDAYKRVMDSGVDYVLLTTPPGFRPIHFQAAVEAGKHVFMEKPVAVCPTGVRMVIETAKLAEQKGLGVVAGTQYRHHQGYIETIRRIQSGSIGKVVAAYAYYLTGALWKWDRQPNMSDIEWQIRNWLYFTWLSGDHIVEQFVHNIDVMNWVMGSPPERCIGMGGRQVRTDPAYGHIYDHFAIEYVYPNGARVTAMCRQMDGCLNRVTNQVIGTEGQAKLEGFDTFWLRGKENWRWEGRVNPYVQEHADLIASVRAGKPINEGVQVAESTLTAIMGRMAAYTGQEVTWDFVLKESKLNLVRNVTAFGNMPVDEVAMPGKTPLV, encoded by the coding sequence ATGCAGCAGAAGCGAAACCTGTCTCGAAGGCAGTTTTTGAAAACTACCGGAGCTGCTGTGATTACCGCCAGCGCGTTAGGCTGGAACTACGCCTGGGCGCAGGGCAGTGACCGTATCCGTGTAGGACTGATTGGATGTGGTGGACGCGGTACCGGCGCAGCGCGTGATGCGGCGAACGCTGCCGAAGGGGTGGAAATCTGGGCGCTGGGCGACCTCTTTCAGGACAGGCTGGACAACTGCCGCAAATCGCTGGCGAACCTGGGCGACAGGATGAAGGTGACCGACGACCGCTGTTTCGTAGGTTTTGATGCCTACAAGCGAGTGATGGACAGTGGGGTAGACTATGTGCTTCTCACTACTCCGCCCGGCTTTCGCCCGATACACTTTCAGGCGGCGGTAGAGGCTGGCAAGCATGTCTTTATGGAGAAGCCCGTCGCAGTGTGTCCCACCGGCGTGCGTATGGTGATCGAAACCGCCAAACTGGCGGAGCAGAAAGGGCTGGGCGTGGTTGCCGGTACGCAGTATCGCCACCATCAGGGCTACATCGAGACCATCCGGCGCATTCAGAGTGGCTCTATTGGCAAGGTGGTGGCGGCGTACGCCTACTATCTGACCGGCGCACTGTGGAAGTGGGATCGCCAGCCGAACATGAGTGACATCGAGTGGCAAATCCGCAACTGGCTGTACTTCACCTGGCTCTCCGGCGACCACATCGTGGAACAGTTCGTGCACAACATCGACGTGATGAACTGGGTGATGGGCTCGCCGCCGGAGCGGTGTATTGGTATGGGCGGCAGGCAGGTACGTACCGATCCTGCGTACGGTCACATCTACGACCACTTCGCCATCGAATACGTCTATCCCAACGGCGCACGGGTCACCGCTATGTGCCGCCAGATGGATGGCTGCCTGAACCGGGTGACCAATCAAGTTATCGGCACAGAGGGTCAGGCGAAGCTGGAGGGATTCGACACTTTCTGGCTGCGTGGCAAGGAGAACTGGCGCTGGGAAGGACGTGTCAATCCCTACGTGCAGGAGCACGCCGACCTGATAGCCAGCGTGCGCGCGGGCAAACCCATCAACGAGGGCGTGCAGGTTGCCGAAAGCACGCTGACCGCCATCATGGGACGCATGGCAGCGTATACCGGGCAGGAGGTCACGTGGGACTTCGTGCTGAAGGAGTCCAAGTTGAATCTGGTGCGCAACGTCACCGCCTTCGGTAACATGCCGGTGGATGAAGTAGCCATGCCGGGCAAAACACCACTGGTGTAG
- a CDS encoding peptidase M48 translates to MNRKYGQIYFVMVLVVSLVLSGLATGVFAQPKPEEDPEVRMGREAAQEIERTLRLVTDPVLVERVNRIGQEIAAVANASEIAITWGINKKSQFQYTFKVVEDKDVNAFSLPGGFIYVNKGLLDYVQSDHELAAVLAHEIAHAAHHHLLRLGQENEKINRRVTLPTLLVMVLSGAPARDLSNVMMGVQLYQIAKLNGYTQEAELDADRAAILYLMQTKYNPVGMLTFMERLARDESRRPERQLGIFRTHPPSRERAQAMLNLFSELNIPVNRRAVARILPVELREKNMQDRNLTEVYLDSVPVFAPADSNGRSSAERARQIGERLDSLLNDGIQMYDIRLSSDKRTVVARNNPILTIEPEDAALYGKSVQELAEQVSNAIKRALWNELIQRAY, encoded by the coding sequence ATGAACAGAAAGTATGGGCAGATATATTTCGTGATGGTGCTCGTGGTCAGCCTGGTGCTGAGCGGGCTGGCAACAGGTGTGTTCGCGCAGCCCAAGCCGGAGGAAGACCCCGAGGTGCGTATGGGCAGGGAGGCGGCACAGGAGATAGAACGCACCCTGCGCCTGGTCACCGATCCGGTGCTGGTGGAACGGGTGAACCGCATCGGGCAAGAGATTGCCGCCGTCGCTAATGCCTCCGAGATTGCCATCACCTGGGGCATCAACAAAAAATCGCAGTTTCAGTATACGTTTAAAGTGGTAGAGGATAAGGATGTCAACGCCTTCTCGCTTCCGGGTGGCTTTATCTATGTGAACAAGGGTCTGTTGGACTACGTGCAGTCCGACCATGAGCTGGCAGCAGTGCTGGCGCACGAGATCGCGCACGCCGCACACCATCATCTGCTGCGCCTGGGGCAGGAGAACGAAAAGATTAATCGTCGGGTGACCCTGCCGACCCTGCTCGTGATGGTTCTCTCCGGCGCACCGGCACGGGATTTGAGCAATGTGATGATGGGAGTACAGCTGTATCAAATCGCCAAACTCAACGGTTACACGCAGGAAGCGGAGCTGGATGCCGACCGCGCTGCCATCCTGTACCTGATGCAGACGAAGTACAATCCCGTCGGGATGCTCACCTTCATGGAGCGATTGGCGCGGGATGAGTCCCGACGACCGGAGAGGCAGTTAGGCATCTTCCGCACGCACCCTCCCTCGCGAGAACGTGCACAGGCGATGCTGAATCTCTTCAGCGAACTGAACATCCCGGTGAACCGCAGGGCGGTAGCGCGTATTCTCCCGGTGGAACTGCGTGAGAAGAACATGCAGGACCGCAATCTCACGGAGGTCTATCTGGACAGTGTGCCGGTGTTCGCCCCTGCGGATAGCAACGGCAGAAGCTCCGCCGAGCGCGCACGCCAGATTGGAGAGCGACTGGACAGCCTGTTAAACGACGGCATCCAGATGTACGATATCCGCTTGTCCAGCGACAAGCGCACCGTCGTGGCGCGGAATAACCCGATACTCACTATCGAGCCAGAGGATGCCGCCCTGTACGGCAAGAGTGTGCAGGAGCTGGCGGAACAGGTGTCTAATGCCATCAAACGCGCCCTCTGGAACGAGCTGATCCAGCGCGCCTACTGA
- the groS gene encoding 10 kDa chaperonin has product MLRPIGDKVVVEVFEEEEKTAGGIFLPDTAKKKPQEGRVVAVGPGRVLQDGTRAPMSVKVGDRVIFSKYGGNEVEVDGKEYTILDEDQIYAIREG; this is encoded by the coding sequence GTGCTCAGACCGATTGGCGATAAGGTGGTTGTGGAGGTGTTTGAAGAGGAAGAGAAGACCGCTGGCGGCATCTTCCTGCCCGATACCGCCAAGAAGAAGCCGCAGGAAGGACGTGTGGTGGCGGTGGGGCCCGGTCGTGTGTTGCAGGATGGCACCCGTGCACCGATGTCGGTGAAGGTGGGTGACCGCGTGATATTCTCCAAGTATGGTGGCAACGAAGTAGAAGTGGACGGCAAAGAGTACACCATTCTGGATGAAGACCAGATTTACGCTATCCGCGAAGGCTAA